From one Mycobacterium colombiense CECT 3035 genomic stretch:
- a CDS encoding nicotinate phosphoribosyltransferase, protein MNDPVVTGLLTDKYELTMLAAALRDGSAGRRTTFELFARRLPEGRRYGVVAGTGRLLEALPQFTFDDQACQSLGQFLDPDTVRYLREFRFGGDIDGYAEGELYFPGSPVLSVSGTFAECVVLETLALSIFNHDTAVASAAARMVSAARGRPLIEMGSRRTHEQAAVAAARAAYLAGFAASSNLEAQRCYGIPAEGTSAHAFTMLFARADSSTESTELAAFRAQVDALGADTTLLVDTYDVTTGVANAVAAAGTGLGAVRIDSGELGVLARQVREQLDGLGATETRIVVSGDLDEFSIAALAAEPVDSYGVGTSLVTGSGAPTANMVYKLVEVDGLPVQKRSSHKESHGGRKEALRLSRGSGIITEEVVYPAGQQPAVSDPARVLTVPLVRAGELVSKPNLAAARELVTSGLRSLPWEGLNLSHGDPAVTTTQIPAGRR, encoded by the coding sequence CCGCCGCCTTCCCGAAGGCCGCCGCTACGGCGTGGTCGCCGGGACCGGCCGGCTGCTCGAAGCGCTCCCGCAATTCACGTTCGACGACCAGGCGTGCCAATCGCTGGGGCAATTCCTCGACCCGGACACCGTGCGCTACTTGCGCGAATTCCGGTTCGGCGGTGACATCGACGGCTACGCCGAAGGCGAGCTGTACTTCCCCGGATCGCCGGTGCTGTCGGTGAGCGGGACGTTCGCCGAATGCGTGGTGCTCGAGACGCTGGCGCTGTCCATTTTCAATCACGACACCGCGGTCGCGTCCGCCGCGGCGCGCATGGTCAGCGCGGCCCGCGGACGCCCGTTGATCGAGATGGGGTCGCGGCGCACGCACGAGCAGGCGGCCGTCGCCGCGGCCCGCGCCGCCTACCTCGCCGGCTTCGCCGCGTCGTCCAACCTGGAGGCGCAGCGCTGCTACGGCATACCCGCCGAGGGCACCTCCGCGCACGCGTTCACCATGCTGTTCGCCCGCGCCGACTCCTCCACCGAATCGACCGAACTGGCGGCTTTCCGGGCGCAGGTCGACGCGCTCGGCGCGGACACCACGCTGCTGGTGGACACCTATGACGTGACGACCGGTGTCGCCAATGCGGTGGCCGCCGCGGGCACCGGGCTCGGTGCGGTGCGCATCGACTCCGGCGAGCTGGGCGTGCTGGCGCGCCAGGTGCGCGAACAGCTCGACGGGCTGGGAGCCACCGAGACCCGCATCGTGGTCTCCGGCGACCTCGACGAGTTCTCCATCGCGGCGCTGGCCGCCGAGCCGGTGGACAGTTACGGCGTGGGCACCTCGCTGGTGACGGGCTCGGGCGCCCCGACTGCGAACATGGTGTACAAACTCGTCGAGGTGGACGGCCTGCCGGTGCAGAAGCGCAGCAGCCACAAGGAATCTCACGGCGGGCGCAAAGAGGCGCTACGGCTGTCGCGCGGCTCGGGCATCATCACCGAGGAGGTGGTGTATCCCGCAGGCCAACAGCCGGCCGTCTCCGATCCGGCCCGGGTGTTGACCGTCCCGCTGGTCCGCGCTGGAGAACTGGTGTCCAAACCGAACCTCGCCGCGGCGCGCGAGCTGGTAACTTCCGGGCTGCGCAGTCTGCCGTGGGAGGGACTGAACTTGTCGCACGGCGATCCCGCGGTCACGACGACGCAGATTCCCGCCGGCCGGCGCTAG
- a CDS encoding ATP-dependent DNA helicase, producing the protein MSELLATAVAALGGSERVGQQEMAAAVARAFATEEHLVVQAGTGTGKSLAYLVPAIVHALDDDSPVVVSTATIALQRQLVDRDLPRLVDALVDALPRRPQFALLKGRRNYLCLNKIHNGGAADGDDGDDRPQEELFNPMAVSALGRDVQRLTEWASSTESGDRDDLKPGVPDRSWSQVSVSARECLGVARCPFGTECFSERARAQAGRADVVVTNHALLAIDAVAESAVLPEHALLVVDEAHELVDRVTSVATAELTSASLGVAARRIARLVDPELVQRLEATTANFASVIHDGAPGRIDRLDDELATYLAALRDVATAARSAIDTTNDPKAASARAEAVAALSEISDTASRVLESFGPAIPDRTDVVWLEHEEIRGSSRPVLRVAPLSVAGLLRSRVFSRSTVVLTSATLTIGGSFDAMATAWGLTAEDDDDARWRGLDVGSPFQHAKAGILYVAAHLPPPGRDGTGSAEQLSEIAGLIAAADGRTLGLFSSMRAARAAAEAMRERLSTPVLCQGDDSTSALVEQFSADPQTSLFGTLSLWQGVDVPGPSLSLVLIDRIPFPRPDDPLLGARQRAVAARGGNGFMAVAANHAALLLAQGSGRLLRRVTDRGVVAVLDSRMVTAGYGGYLRASLPPFWQTTNGEQVRQALQRLRTAPAAEEGLSA; encoded by the coding sequence GTGTCCGAGCTGCTGGCCACCGCGGTGGCTGCGCTCGGCGGCAGCGAACGCGTCGGCCAGCAGGAGATGGCCGCCGCGGTGGCGCGGGCCTTCGCCACCGAGGAGCACCTGGTGGTGCAGGCGGGCACCGGCACCGGCAAGTCGCTCGCGTACCTGGTGCCCGCGATCGTGCACGCCCTCGACGACGACTCCCCCGTCGTCGTGTCCACGGCCACGATCGCCCTGCAGCGTCAGCTCGTCGATCGGGATCTGCCCCGGCTGGTCGATGCGCTGGTCGACGCGCTGCCGCGCCGCCCGCAGTTCGCGTTGCTCAAGGGCCGGCGAAACTATCTGTGCTTGAACAAGATTCACAACGGCGGCGCGGCCGACGGCGACGACGGCGACGACCGGCCGCAGGAGGAACTCTTCAACCCGATGGCGGTCAGCGCGTTGGGCCGCGACGTGCAGCGGCTCACCGAATGGGCGTCGAGCACCGAATCCGGCGATCGCGACGACCTGAAGCCCGGCGTTCCGGACCGATCCTGGTCGCAGGTCAGCGTTTCCGCGAGGGAATGCCTCGGGGTGGCGCGCTGCCCGTTCGGCACCGAGTGCTTCTCCGAACGGGCCAGGGCGCAGGCCGGCCGCGCCGACGTCGTGGTCACCAACCATGCGCTGCTGGCCATCGACGCGGTCGCCGAATCGGCGGTGTTGCCCGAGCATGCGCTGCTGGTCGTCGACGAGGCACACGAGCTGGTGGACCGGGTGACGTCGGTGGCCACCGCGGAGCTGACGTCGGCCTCCCTCGGGGTGGCCGCCCGGCGGATCGCCCGACTGGTCGACCCGGAATTGGTCCAGCGCCTGGAGGCGACGACGGCGAACTTCGCCTCGGTCATCCACGACGGCGCGCCGGGCCGCATCGACCGCCTGGACGACGAGCTGGCGACCTACCTGGCGGCGCTGCGCGACGTGGCGACCGCGGCGCGTTCGGCGATCGACACCACCAACGACCCCAAGGCGGCGTCGGCGCGCGCCGAAGCCGTTGCGGCACTGAGCGAGATCTCGGACACGGCGTCGCGCGTGCTGGAATCGTTCGGCCCGGCCATCCCCGACCGCACCGACGTGGTGTGGCTGGAACACGAGGAGATCAGAGGCTCGTCGCGTCCGGTGTTGCGGGTGGCGCCGCTGTCGGTCGCGGGGCTGCTGCGGTCCCGGGTGTTCTCGCGTTCGACGGTGGTGCTGACGTCGGCGACGCTGACCATCGGCGGTTCGTTCGACGCCATGGCCACGGCGTGGGGACTGACCGCCGAGGATGACGACGACGCGCGCTGGCGCGGCCTGGACGTCGGTTCGCCGTTCCAGCACGCCAAAGCCGGAATCCTGTACGTGGCCGCGCATTTACCCCCACCCGGACGCGACGGCACCGGTTCGGCCGAGCAGCTGAGCGAGATCGCCGGACTCATCGCCGCCGCCGACGGGCGCACCCTGGGCCTGTTCTCGTCGATGCGGGCGGCACGGGCGGCCGCCGAGGCGATGCGCGAACGCCTCTCGACGCCGGTGTTGTGCCAGGGCGACGACAGCACGTCGGCGCTCGTCGAGCAGTTCAGCGCCGACCCGCAGACGTCCCTGTTCGGCACGCTGTCGCTGTGGCAGGGCGTCGACGTGCCCGGGCCGTCGCTGTCGTTGGTGCTGATCGACCGCATCCCGTTCCCCCGCCCCGACGACCCCCTGCTGGGTGCGCGTCAGCGCGCGGTCGCCGCGCGCGGCGGCAACGGCTTCATGGCCGTCGCGGCCAACCACGCGGCGCTGCTGCTTGCGCAGGGATCGGGGCGGCTGTTGCGCCGCGTCACCGATCGCGGAGTGGTCGCGGTGCTCGACTCGCGCATGGTCACCGCCGGCTACGGCGGCTACCTGCGGGCCTCGTTGCCGCCGTTCTGGCAGACCACCAACGGCGAGCAGGTGCGCCAGGCGCTGCAGCGGTTGCGCACCGCCCCGGCCGCCGAAGAGGGCCTGTCGGCCTGA
- the glgP gene encoding alpha-glucan family phosphorylase — protein MKALRRFTVRAHLPERLTALDHLSTNLRWSWDKPTQELFATIDPELWDRCACDPVALLGAVNPARLDELAMEEAFLGRLDALAADLNDYLSRPLWYQQRQEQGAEMPAAVAYFSMEFGIAEVLPNYSGGLGILAGDHLKSASDLGVPLIAVGLYYRSGYFRQSLTADGWQNETYPSLDPQGLPLRLLTDATGEPALVELMLPDSAQLHARIWVAQVGRVPLLLLDSDVPENEHDLRSVTDRLYGGDQEHRMRQEILAGIGGVRAIRAFTDIHGLPAPEVFHMNEGHAGFLGAERIRELMTGPGLDFDTALTVVRSSTVFTTHTPVPAGIDRFPIEMVKLYFDDHAGDEAEVAEKAATSDATPVLLPGVPTARILALGAEDDPTKFNMAHMGLRLAQRANGVSSLHGRVSRSMFNELWPGFDASEVPIGSITNGVHARTWAAPQWLQLGRELAGSDSFSDPGVWLRLKQVDAGHLWWIRSQLRSLLVDDVRRRLRRSWLERGASEAELGWIATAFDPEVLTVGFARRVPTYKRLTLMLRDPHRLEQLLLDSERPIQLIVAGKSHPADDGGKALIQQVVRFADRPEVRHRIAFLPDYDMSMARLLYWGCDVWLNNPLRPLEACGTSGMKSALNGGLNLSIRDGWWDEWYDGENGWEIPSADGVTDEDRRDDLESGGLYTLLEDAVAPKFYERDEHGVPPRWIEMVRHTVQTLGPKVLASRMVRDYVEQYYTPAAQSLRKTIAPADDAAGGGEFGAARELAAYRRRAQEAWPKIVITDVDSTGLPDSPVLGSKLTLTATVQLAGLAPDEVTVQAVVGRVDASDALLEPITVEMSYTGTAEGGNQVFSTTTPLPLAGSVGYTVRVLPHNPMLAASNELGLVTLAR, from the coding sequence GTGAAAGCCCTCCGCCGGTTTACCGTCCGTGCTCACCTTCCGGAGCGCCTGACCGCGCTGGACCACCTGTCGACGAACCTGCGCTGGTCGTGGGACAAGCCCACCCAGGAGCTTTTCGCGACCATCGACCCCGAACTCTGGGACCGGTGCGCCTGCGATCCGGTGGCGTTGCTGGGCGCGGTGAACCCGGCGCGTCTCGACGAGCTGGCGATGGAAGAGGCGTTCCTGGGCCGGCTCGACGCCCTGGCCGCCGATCTGAACGATTACCTGAGCCGCCCGTTGTGGTACCAGCAGCGGCAGGAGCAAGGCGCCGAAATGCCGGCCGCGGTCGCCTACTTCTCGATGGAGTTCGGCATCGCCGAAGTGCTGCCCAACTACTCCGGCGGCTTGGGAATCCTTGCCGGCGACCACCTGAAGTCCGCGTCCGATCTGGGCGTGCCGCTGATCGCGGTGGGGCTCTACTACCGGTCCGGCTACTTCCGTCAGTCGCTGACCGCCGACGGCTGGCAGAACGAGACCTATCCCTCGCTGGACCCGCAGGGTCTGCCGTTGCGGCTGCTGACCGATGCGACCGGTGAGCCCGCCCTGGTCGAGCTGATGCTGCCCGACTCCGCGCAACTGCACGCCCGCATCTGGGTCGCGCAGGTGGGCCGGGTTCCGCTGCTGCTGTTGGATTCCGACGTGCCGGAGAACGAGCACGATCTGCGTAGCGTCACCGACCGCCTCTACGGGGGCGACCAGGAACACCGGATGAGGCAGGAGATCCTGGCCGGCATCGGCGGAGTGCGGGCGATCCGTGCCTTCACCGATATCCATGGTCTGCCCGCACCCGAGGTGTTCCACATGAACGAGGGCCACGCGGGTTTCCTCGGAGCCGAACGTATCCGCGAGCTGATGACCGGTCCGGGACTGGACTTCGACACCGCGCTGACCGTCGTGCGCTCCAGCACGGTGTTCACCACCCACACCCCGGTGCCCGCCGGCATCGACCGGTTCCCCATCGAGATGGTGAAGCTGTACTTCGACGACCACGCCGGCGATGAGGCGGAAGTCGCCGAGAAGGCCGCGACGTCCGACGCGACTCCCGTGTTGCTGCCGGGGGTGCCGACGGCCCGCATCCTGGCGCTGGGCGCCGAGGACGACCCCACCAAGTTCAACATGGCGCACATGGGTCTTCGGCTCGCCCAGCGCGCCAACGGTGTGTCGTCGCTGCACGGCCGGGTGAGCCGGTCGATGTTCAACGAGTTGTGGCCCGGCTTCGACGCGAGCGAGGTGCCGATCGGCTCGATCACCAACGGTGTGCACGCGCGCACGTGGGCGGCCCCGCAGTGGCTGCAGCTGGGCCGTGAGCTGGCCGGGTCGGATTCGTTCAGCGATCCGGGGGTTTGGCTGCGCCTCAAGCAAGTTGACGCGGGCCACCTGTGGTGGATCCGCTCGCAGCTGCGGTCCCTGTTGGTCGACGACGTCCGGCGGCGGCTGCGCCGCTCCTGGCTGGAACGGGGCGCCTCGGAAGCCGAATTAGGTTGGATCGCAACGGCCTTCGACCCCGAGGTGCTGACCGTCGGCTTCGCCCGGCGGGTGCCGACCTACAAGCGGCTGACGCTGATGCTGCGCGATCCGCATCGGCTGGAGCAGCTGCTGCTCGACTCGGAACGGCCCATTCAGCTGATCGTCGCCGGGAAATCGCACCCGGCCGACGACGGCGGCAAGGCGCTGATCCAGCAGGTGGTGCGCTTCGCCGACCGGCCCGAGGTGCGCCACCGCATCGCGTTTCTGCCCGACTACGACATGTCCATGGCGCGGCTGCTGTATTGGGGCTGCGACGTGTGGCTGAACAATCCGCTGCGGCCGTTGGAGGCTTGCGGCACTTCGGGAATGAAGAGCGCACTCAACGGCGGGCTGAACCTGTCCATCCGCGACGGCTGGTGGGACGAGTGGTACGACGGCGAAAACGGTTGGGAGATACCGTCTGCCGACGGCGTGACCGACGAGGACCGGCGCGACGACCTGGAGTCCGGCGGGCTCTACACCCTGCTGGAAGACGCCGTGGCGCCGAAGTTCTACGAACGCGACGAACACGGCGTGCCGCCGCGCTGGATCGAGATGGTGCGCCACACGGTGCAGACGCTCGGTCCAAAAGTGTTGGCGTCGCGCATGGTGCGCGACTACGTCGAGCAGTACTACACCCCCGCCGCGCAGTCGCTGCGCAAGACGATCGCCCCGGCCGACGACGCGGCGGGCGGCGGCGAGTTCGGCGCCGCCCGTGAACTGGCCGCCTACCGCCGGCGCGCCCAGGAGGCCTGGCCCAAGATCGTCATCACCGACGTGGACAGCACCGGCCTGCCGGACAGCCCCGTGCTCGGCTCCAAGCTGACCCTGACCGCCACCGTGCAGCTGGCCGGCCTGGCGCCCGACGAGGTGACCGTGCAGGCGGTGGTGGGTCGCGTGGACGCCAGCGACGCACTGCTGGAGCCGATCACCGTCGAGATGTCCTACACCGGCACCGCCGAGGGCGGCAACCAGGTCTTCTCGACGACGACGCCGCTGCCGCTGGCGGGATCGGTCGGCTACACCGTGCGCGTGCTGCCGCACAACCCGATGCTGGCGGCCAGCAACGAGCTCGGCCTGGTCACGCTGGCGCGATAA
- a CDS encoding alpha-1,4-glucan--maltose-1-phosphate maltosyltransferase, with translation MPGRVEIDNVQPVVSCGAYPAKAVVGEVVPVSAAVWREGHEAVAATLVVRYLGPGYPQVTETRRVKAVQAPEKPVTERDGRPDQQRIKPLLLPMTMGLEPYVFHGQFTPDQVGLWTFRVDGWGDPIHSWRHGVIAKLDAGQGETELSNDLLVGAGLFERAATGVPRALREPLLAAAAALRKPGDPVTRTARALGPEIEEILADYPLRDLVTRGEQYGVWVDRPLARFGSWYEMFPRSTGGWDAEGNPVHGTFATAAAQLPRIAAMGFDVVYLPPIHPIGKVHRKGRNNSPTAAPGDVGSPWAIGSDEGGHDAVHPDLGTIDDFDDFVAATRELGMEVALDLALQCAPDHPWARDHRNWFTELPDGTIAYAENPPKKYQDIYPINFDNDPAGLYDEVLRVVRHWMDHGVKFFRVDNPHTKPPDFWAWLIATVKAIDPDVLFLSEAFTPPARQYGLAKLGFTQSYSYFTWRTAKWELTEFGNDIANLADFRRPNLFVNTPDILHAILQHNGPGMFAIRAVLAATMGPAWGVYSGYELFEHRAVREGSEEYLDSEKYELRPRDFAGALAEGRSLEPFITQLNAIRRLHPALEQLRTIHFHSVDNDALLAYSKFDPTTGDCVLVVVTLNAYGTEEATLFLDMAALGMEPYERFWVRDEITGQEFQWGQANYVRLDPGEAVAHIINMPLIPHDARMTLLRRH, from the coding sequence GTGCCCGGTCGTGTCGAGATCGATAACGTCCAGCCGGTCGTTTCCTGTGGCGCGTATCCCGCGAAAGCCGTGGTCGGCGAAGTTGTGCCGGTCAGCGCGGCCGTATGGCGGGAAGGCCACGAAGCGGTCGCGGCGACCTTGGTCGTGCGCTACCTCGGGCCCGGCTACCCGCAGGTAACCGAGACGCGCCGCGTCAAGGCGGTTCAGGCCCCGGAGAAGCCGGTCACCGAACGTGACGGCAGGCCCGACCAGCAACGGATCAAACCGCTGCTGCTGCCGATGACGATGGGCCTGGAGCCCTACGTTTTCCACGGTCAGTTCACCCCCGATCAGGTCGGGCTGTGGACGTTCCGGGTCGACGGGTGGGGCGACCCCATTCATTCGTGGCGGCACGGGGTGATCGCCAAGCTGGACGCCGGTCAGGGCGAGACCGAACTGTCCAACGATCTGCTGGTCGGTGCGGGCCTGTTCGAGCGCGCGGCGACGGGCGTGCCACGCGCACTGCGCGAACCGCTGCTGGCCGCGGCCGCCGCGCTGCGCAAGCCCGGCGACCCGGTGACCCGGACCGCGCGGGCGCTGGGGCCCGAGATCGAGGAAATCCTGGCCGACTACCCGTTGCGCGACCTGGTCACCCGCGGCGAGCAGTACGGCGTCTGGGTGGACCGGCCGCTGGCCCGGTTCGGATCCTGGTACGAGATGTTTCCCCGGTCGACCGGCGGGTGGGACGCCGAAGGCAACCCCGTGCACGGCACCTTCGCCACGGCGGCCGCCCAGCTTCCGCGCATCGCGGCAATGGGATTCGACGTCGTCTACCTGCCGCCGATCCACCCGATCGGCAAGGTACATCGCAAGGGCCGCAACAACTCTCCCACCGCTGCGCCCGGAGATGTGGGATCGCCCTGGGCGATCGGCAGCGACGAGGGCGGCCACGACGCCGTGCACCCGGACCTGGGCACCATCGACGACTTCGACGACTTCGTCGCCGCGACGCGCGAGCTGGGCATGGAGGTGGCGCTTGACCTGGCGCTGCAGTGCGCGCCGGATCACCCCTGGGCGCGCGATCACCGCAACTGGTTCACCGAATTGCCCGACGGCACCATCGCTTACGCGGAAAACCCGCCGAAGAAGTACCAGGACATCTATCCGATCAATTTCGACAACGACCCGGCCGGCCTCTACGACGAGGTGTTGCGGGTGGTCCGGCACTGGATGGACCACGGCGTCAAGTTCTTTCGCGTCGACAACCCGCACACGAAGCCGCCGGATTTCTGGGCCTGGCTGATCGCCACGGTCAAGGCCATCGATCCCGACGTGCTGTTCCTGTCCGAGGCGTTCACACCGCCGGCCCGGCAGTACGGCCTGGCGAAGCTGGGCTTCACCCAGTCCTACAGCTACTTCACCTGGCGCACCGCCAAGTGGGAGCTGACCGAATTCGGCAACGACATCGCCAACCTCGCCGACTTCCGCCGGCCCAACCTGTTCGTCAACACCCCCGACATCCTGCACGCGATCCTGCAGCACAACGGGCCCGGCATGTTCGCCATCCGCGCGGTGCTGGCGGCGACCATGGGGCCGGCGTGGGGCGTGTACTCGGGCTACGAACTGTTCGAGCACCGCGCGGTGCGGGAGGGCAGCGAGGAGTACCTGGACTCGGAGAAATACGAATTGCGGCCCCGCGACTTCGCGGGTGCCCTCGCCGAAGGCCGGTCGCTCGAGCCATTCATCACGCAGCTCAACGCAATTCGCCGGCTACATCCCGCGCTGGAGCAGCTGCGCACGATCCATTTTCACAGCGTGGACAACGATGCGTTGCTCGCCTATTCCAAGTTCGATCCGACCACCGGCGACTGCGTGTTGGTGGTCGTGACGCTCAACGCGTACGGCACCGAGGAGGCGACGCTGTTTTTAGACATGGCCGCTTTGGGTATGGAGCCATACGAGCGCTTTTGGGTGCGCGACGAAATCACCGGCCAGGAATTCCAGTGGGGGCAGGCTAATTACGTCCGGCTCGACCCCGGGGAGGCGGTCGCGCACATCATCAACATGCCACTCATACCGCACGACGCACGAATGACACTGCTACGCAGGCATTGA
- the glgB gene encoding 1,4-alpha-glucan branching protein GlgB, translating into MSQADQLARTHLAPDPADLSRLIAGTHHNPHSILGAHEYGDHTVIRAYRPHAVEVVALVGDDRFPMQHIESGLFAVVLPFVNLIDYRLQITYEGAEPYVVADAYRFLPTLGEVDLHLFGEGRHERLWEVLGAHPRSFTTADGVVTGVSFAVWAPNAKGINLIGEFNGWTGGEAPMRVLGSSGVWELFWPGFPLDGLYKFRVHGADGVVTERADPMAFATEVPPHTASRVTRSEYTWEDADWMTERAQRNPVFEPMSTYEVHLGSWRPGLNYRQLARELTDYVVEHGFTHVELLPVAEHPFAGSWGYQVTSYYAPTSRFGTPDEFRALVDALHQAGIGVLVDWVPAHFPKDAWALGRFDGTPLYEHSDPKRGEQLDWGTYVFDFGRREVRNFLVANALFWLEEFHIDGLRVDAVASMLYLDYSRPEGGWTPNIYGGRENLEAVQFLQEMNATVHKTAPGIVTIAEESTSWPGVTRPTTLGGLGFSMKWNMGWMHDTLDYISRDPIYRSFHHHEMTFSMLYAFSENYVLPISHDEVVHGKGTLWGRMPGNNHVKAAGLRSLLAYQWAHPGKQLLFMGQEFGQRAEWSEERGLDWWQLDEQGFSNGVLRLVRDINDIYRSHPALWSQDTVPDGYSWIDANDSGNNVLSFLRYGKDGSVMACVFNFAGAEHGGYRLGLPSAGRWREVLNTDAAAYNGSGIGNMGGVDATEDPWHGRPASALLVLPPTSALWLEPE; encoded by the coding sequence ATGAGCCAAGCCGACCAACTCGCTCGGACACACTTGGCGCCCGATCCGGCCGACCTGTCGCGCCTGATCGCTGGCACCCACCACAACCCGCACAGCATTCTGGGCGCACACGAATACGGCGATCACACCGTCATACGGGCGTACCGCCCGCACGCGGTCGAGGTCGTCGCGCTGGTCGGCGACGACCGGTTCCCGATGCAGCACATCGAATCCGGCCTGTTCGCCGTGGTGTTGCCGTTCGTCAACTTGATCGACTATCGGCTGCAGATCACCTACGAGGGTGCCGAGCCGTACGTCGTCGCCGACGCATACCGCTTCCTGCCGACGCTGGGCGAGGTCGACCTGCACCTGTTCGGGGAGGGACGCCACGAGCGGCTCTGGGAAGTCCTTGGCGCACATCCGCGCTCGTTCACCACGGCCGACGGCGTCGTCACCGGGGTGTCGTTCGCGGTGTGGGCGCCCAACGCCAAGGGCATCAACCTGATCGGTGAGTTCAACGGCTGGACCGGAGGGGAAGCCCCGATGCGGGTGCTGGGCTCATCGGGCGTGTGGGAGCTGTTCTGGCCCGGGTTCCCCCTCGACGGGCTGTACAAGTTCCGCGTGCACGGCGCCGACGGTGTGGTGACCGAGCGGGCCGACCCGATGGCGTTCGCCACCGAGGTGCCGCCGCACACCGCCTCTCGGGTCACGCGCAGCGAGTACACCTGGGAAGACGCCGACTGGATGACCGAACGCGCGCAGCGCAATCCGGTATTCGAGCCGATGAGCACCTACGAGGTTCACCTGGGTTCCTGGCGTCCCGGGCTCAACTACCGCCAGTTGGCGCGCGAACTGACGGATTACGTGGTGGAACACGGCTTCACCCACGTCGAGTTGCTGCCGGTCGCCGAGCACCCGTTCGCCGGGTCGTGGGGCTACCAGGTGACGTCGTACTACGCGCCGACGTCCCGGTTCGGCACACCGGACGAGTTCCGCGCCCTGGTCGACGCCTTGCACCAGGCCGGCATCGGCGTGCTGGTGGACTGGGTGCCCGCGCACTTCCCCAAGGACGCCTGGGCGCTGGGCCGATTCGACGGCACACCGCTCTACGAGCACTCCGACCCGAAGCGCGGCGAGCAACTCGATTGGGGCACTTACGTATTCGACTTCGGTCGCCGAGAGGTCCGTAACTTCCTGGTGGCCAACGCGCTGTTCTGGCTCGAGGAGTTCCACATCGACGGCCTGCGAGTGGACGCGGTCGCCTCGATGCTCTACCTGGATTACTCGCGCCCAGAGGGCGGCTGGACCCCCAACATCTACGGCGGCCGCGAGAACCTGGAGGCCGTGCAATTCCTGCAGGAGATGAACGCGACGGTGCACAAGACCGCCCCGGGCATCGTCACCATCGCCGAGGAGTCCACCTCGTGGCCCGGGGTCACGCGGCCGACCACCCTTGGCGGCCTGGGCTTTTCGATGAAGTGGAACATGGGCTGGATGCACGACACGCTCGACTACATCAGCCGCGATCCGATCTACCGCAGCTTCCACCACCACGAGATGACCTTCTCGATGCTCTACGCGTTCAGCGAGAACTATGTCCTGCCGATCAGCCACGACGAGGTGGTGCACGGCAAGGGCACGCTGTGGGGCCGGATGCCGGGCAACAACCACGTCAAGGCGGCCGGGCTGCGCAGCCTGCTGGCCTACCAGTGGGCGCACCCGGGCAAGCAATTGCTGTTCATGGGACAGGAATTCGGCCAGCGCGCCGAGTGGTCCGAGGAGCGCGGCCTGGACTGGTGGCAGCTCGACGAACAGGGGTTCTCCAACGGGGTGCTGCGCCTGGTCCGCGACATCAACGACATCTATCGCAGCCACCCGGCGTTGTGGAGCCAGGACACCGTGCCCGACGGCTACTCCTGGATCGACGCCAACGACTCGGGCAACAACGTGTTGAGCTTCCTGCGCTACGGCAAGGACGGCTCGGTGATGGCGTGCGTGTTCAACTTCGCCGGCGCCGAGCACGGCGGATACCGGCTGGGCCTGCCGTCGGCCGGCCGCTGGCGCGAGGTGCTCAACACCGACGCGGCCGCCTACAATGGTTCGGGGATCGGCAACATGGGCGGCGTGGACGCCACCGAGGATCCGTGGCACGGCCGGCCCGCCTCGGCGCTGCTGGTGCTGCCGCCCACGTCGGCGTTGTGGCTCGAGCCCGAGTAA
- a CDS encoding tetratricopeptide repeat protein, which yields MTRPRPSIGPALAGAVDLSALKQRPQPAGPPGASAPSAAGGDAGIIAVTEANFEAEVLLRSEEVPVVVLLWSPRSDACVQLLDTFAGLAAQDNGKWSLTTVNVDVAPRVAQIFGVDAVPTVVALAAGQPISSFQGMQPAEQLRGWLDQILSATAGKLKGATGSGEAEEVDPELAAARQQLEDGDFEAAKASYQSILDANPASAEAKGAIRQIDFLTRATAQRPDAVAVADAAPGDIQAALAAADVQILNQDVGPAFDRLIALVRSTSGDDRTLVRTRLVELFELFDPTDPEVAAGRRNLANALY from the coding sequence CCCTCCCGGAGCGTCCGCGCCGTCGGCGGCCGGGGGTGACGCCGGAATCATTGCCGTCACCGAGGCCAACTTCGAGGCCGAGGTGCTGCTGCGGTCCGAGGAAGTGCCCGTCGTCGTGCTGCTGTGGTCACCGCGCAGCGACGCGTGCGTGCAGCTGCTCGACACCTTCGCCGGCCTGGCCGCCCAGGACAACGGCAAGTGGTCGTTGACGACGGTCAACGTCGACGTCGCGCCCAGGGTCGCGCAGATCTTCGGTGTCGACGCGGTCCCGACCGTGGTGGCGCTGGCCGCGGGTCAGCCGATATCGAGTTTCCAGGGAATGCAGCCGGCCGAGCAGTTGCGTGGCTGGTTGGATCAGATCCTCTCGGCGACCGCCGGAAAGCTCAAGGGCGCAACGGGATCCGGCGAGGCCGAGGAGGTCGACCCCGAGCTGGCCGCGGCGCGCCAACAGCTGGAGGACGGCGACTTCGAGGCGGCCAAGGCGTCGTACCAGTCGATCCTGGACGCCAACCCGGCCAGCGCCGAAGCCAAGGGTGCGATTCGCCAAATCGACTTCCTCACGCGCGCAACCGCGCAACGCCCGGATGCCGTCGCCGTCGCCGACGCCGCGCCCGGTGACATCCAGGCCGCCCTGGCGGCGGCCGACGTACAGATCCTCAATCAGGATGTCGGTCCCGCCTTCGATCGCCTGATCGCCTTGGTGCGCAGCACATCCGGGGACGACCGCACCCTGGTGCGCACCCGGCTGGTCGAGCTGTTCGAGCTCTTCGACCCGACCGATCCCGAGGTTGCCGCCGGACGGCGCAACCTCGCCAACGCGCTGTACTGA